The Microbacterium sp. SORGH_AS_0862 genome has a segment encoding these proteins:
- a CDS encoding MarR family winged helix-turn-helix transcriptional regulator produces MSEKSSDGERTEAVRALEAQFSDLIGQFRRVISENAHRVSPGLLPGAYKVFTTIARHETVTQATLADHLLLDKGQLSRTVRELEALGLITRSPDPADGRSSLLSPTEYGLERLAAARAPQEGVLVRALESWDVSDIDNLRRLLQALMAGINPDTVS; encoded by the coding sequence ATGTCCGAGAAGTCGAGCGACGGGGAGCGCACCGAGGCCGTGCGCGCACTCGAGGCCCAGTTCAGCGACCTCATCGGACAGTTTCGACGCGTCATCAGCGAGAACGCGCATCGCGTCAGCCCGGGACTCCTCCCAGGGGCGTACAAGGTGTTCACGACCATCGCGCGCCACGAGACCGTGACGCAGGCGACGTTGGCGGATCACCTGTTGTTGGACAAGGGTCAGCTCAGCCGGACCGTACGTGAACTCGAGGCCCTCGGTCTCATCACCCGCTCCCCTGACCCTGCCGACGGACGCTCGAGCCTGCTCTCACCCACCGAGTACGGGCTCGAACGGCTCGCCGCCGCGCGCGCTCCGCAGGAGGGCGTGCTGGTGCGCGCCCTCGAGAGCTGGGACGTCTCGGACATCGACAATCTGCGCCGCCTGCTCCAAGCGCTCATGGCCGGCATCAACCCCGACACGGTCTCCTGA
- a CDS encoding ABC transporter ATP-binding protein, which yields MTIAAESRAEAASVSERDDDVLLEVEQLSVEYASLGAPTRACADVTFSLRRGEILGVVGESGSGKSTLITALTRLQRPPAVTTAGRIMYHPREGGEAVDLVTLTPKRLRELRWTRLSIVLQSAMDALNPVMRLGAQFVDVLRTHDRSLSKAAAWDQARHLLSLVGISADRVRSYPHELSGGMRQRATIALALACRPELIVMDEPTTAVDVVMQRQILAQVLRLRREFGFAVVFVTHDLSLLLELADRIAVMYAGRVVELAAASEIYRSPLHPYTKGLRDSFPPLHATAARLEGIPGTPPDLRALPAGCSFAPRCPRAFDRCVRELPLPLTRGDREVACHLHDEEVPA from the coding sequence ATGACCATCGCCGCCGAGAGTCGTGCGGAGGCCGCATCCGTGTCCGAGCGCGATGACGACGTCCTGCTCGAGGTCGAGCAGCTCAGTGTGGAGTACGCGTCCCTCGGCGCTCCCACCCGCGCCTGCGCCGATGTGACCTTCTCCCTGCGCCGTGGCGAGATCCTCGGTGTCGTGGGCGAGTCCGGTTCGGGTAAGTCGACGTTGATCACGGCGCTCACGCGCCTCCAGCGTCCGCCGGCCGTGACGACCGCCGGGCGCATCATGTACCACCCGCGTGAAGGCGGTGAGGCCGTCGACCTCGTGACCCTCACGCCCAAGAGACTGCGGGAGCTGCGCTGGACGCGCCTGTCGATCGTGCTGCAGAGCGCGATGGATGCGTTGAATCCCGTCATGAGGCTGGGTGCGCAGTTCGTGGATGTGCTGCGCACCCACGACCGTTCCCTCTCGAAAGCGGCGGCCTGGGATCAGGCGCGGCATCTGTTGTCGCTGGTCGGCATCTCCGCCGACCGGGTACGCAGCTATCCGCACGAGCTCTCCGGCGGCATGCGGCAGCGGGCCACCATCGCCCTGGCGCTCGCGTGCCGTCCCGAGCTCATCGTGATGGACGAGCCGACGACGGCGGTGGATGTCGTGATGCAGCGGCAGATCCTGGCGCAGGTGCTGCGCCTGCGCCGGGAGTTCGGCTTCGCGGTCGTGTTCGTGACCCACGATCTGTCGCTGCTGCTCGAGCTCGCGGATCGCATCGCCGTGATGTACGCGGGGCGCGTTGTCGAGCTCGCCGCCGCATCCGAGATCTATCGTTCGCCGTTGCATCCCTACACGAAGGGGCTGCGCGACTCGTTCCCGCCGCTGCACGCGACGGCTGCTCGGCTGGAGGGCATCCCCGGCACGCCCCCGGATCTGCGGGCACTGCCCGCCGGATGCTCCTTCGCCCCCCGGTGTCCGCGCGCGTTCGACCGGTGCGTGCGCGAACTGCCGTTGCCGCTCACCCGCGGCGACCGCGAGGTCGCCTGTCACCTGCATGATGAGGAGGTCCCGGCATGA
- a CDS encoding ABC transporter ATP-binding protein: protein MSEAVLEAIDVSKHFTVTGAVGRSATVRAVEGASIRLVPGRVTAVVGESGSGKTTLARMLARFYEPTSGEILLDGRPVATGRNVDKAYRKAVQLIFQDPFGSLNPLHRVRHNLDRALRLHQSATTRAEREQQMIALLERVSLSPARDFLDKFPHELSGGQRQRVVIARALAVKPRVLLGDEPISMLDVSIRLEMLNLLNRLCREDGLAMLYITHDIASARYLCDDIVVMYAGQMVEAGPKDEVISRPQHPYTKLLVESSPDPHRATTLDRDELFGTADDLGEPPSLIEPPEGCRFHPRCPFAMERCRTEAPPRTVQPDGHWADCWLHQVGRADLIADTAMTAPTPQTPTEESA from the coding sequence ATGAGCGAGGCTGTTCTGGAGGCGATCGATGTCTCCAAGCACTTCACGGTGACCGGCGCGGTGGGCCGCTCCGCGACCGTGCGCGCCGTCGAGGGGGCCAGCATCCGCCTCGTCCCGGGGCGTGTCACTGCGGTGGTGGGGGAGAGCGGCAGCGGCAAGACCACGCTCGCCCGGATGCTCGCCCGCTTCTACGAGCCGACGTCGGGCGAGATCCTGCTCGACGGCCGGCCCGTGGCGACCGGGCGAAACGTCGACAAGGCCTACCGGAAGGCCGTGCAGCTGATCTTCCAGGACCCTTTCGGCTCGCTCAACCCGCTCCACCGCGTGCGCCACAACCTCGATCGCGCGCTCCGGCTGCACCAGAGCGCGACCACGCGCGCCGAGCGCGAGCAGCAGATGATCGCCCTGCTCGAACGGGTGAGCCTCAGCCCCGCCCGCGATTTCCTGGACAAGTTCCCGCACGAGCTCTCCGGCGGACAGCGCCAGCGCGTCGTGATCGCGCGGGCGCTGGCCGTGAAGCCGCGCGTGCTGCTGGGTGACGAGCCGATCTCGATGCTCGACGTGTCGATCCGGCTCGAGATGCTGAACCTGCTGAACCGTCTGTGTCGCGAGGACGGGCTCGCGATGCTGTACATCACGCACGACATCGCGAGCGCCCGCTACCTGTGCGACGACATCGTCGTCATGTACGCCGGGCAGATGGTCGAGGCGGGGCCCAAGGACGAGGTCATCTCCCGTCCGCAGCATCCGTACACGAAGCTGCTCGTCGAGTCCTCTCCCGACCCGCACCGTGCCACGACCCTCGACCGTGACGAGCTGTTCGGGACCGCCGACGACCTCGGCGAGCCGCCCAGTCTGATCGAGCCGCCGGAGGGATGCCGCTTTCACCCGCGCTGTCCGTTCGCGATGGAGCGCTGTCGCACCGAGGCGCCGCCGCGCACGGTGCAGCCGGACGGCCATTGGGCCGACTGCTGGCTGCACCAGGTCGGTCGCGCCGATCTCATCGCCGACACCGCGATGACCGCCCCCACCCCCCAGACGCCGACGGAGGAATCCGCATGA
- a CDS encoding ABC transporter permease, producing the protein MKYRLFANGKVTFGVVVLGFFVLLALFGQLLLDVFGLDARANDISAISQPPSPQHLLGTTQFGQDVLAQVVEGARGSMFVGFLSAAIGTLLAILVGVPSGYFRGVTGQALNFVTNLFLVMPVLPLIFVVAGYLQGTGLVMIAVIIGVFGWAGGARTLRAQAMSVSSRDFVQAMRMMGESHTRLIFTEVLPHLYGWIASMFLGGLIGGVMAEAGLAFLGVSDSSAVSWGTMIQAAQQQSAVLRGLWWWLVPPGLCIALVGTAAALINFGVDELANPKLRSASRLVAKRTARVRRAAVAVEGA; encoded by the coding sequence GTGAAGTACCGCCTCTTCGCGAACGGCAAGGTGACCTTCGGGGTCGTCGTGCTGGGCTTCTTCGTCCTGTTGGCGTTGTTCGGGCAGCTGCTCCTGGACGTCTTCGGGCTGGATGCGCGTGCGAACGACATCTCGGCGATCTCGCAGCCGCCGAGCCCGCAGCATCTGCTGGGCACGACGCAGTTCGGCCAGGACGTGTTGGCGCAGGTCGTCGAGGGAGCGCGCGGCTCCATGTTCGTCGGCTTCCTCTCCGCAGCGATCGGCACCCTGCTCGCCATCCTCGTGGGCGTGCCCTCCGGCTACTTCCGCGGCGTCACCGGCCAGGCCCTCAACTTCGTCACCAACCTCTTCCTCGTGATGCCCGTGCTCCCGCTGATCTTCGTGGTGGCGGGCTATCTGCAGGGCACCGGTCTCGTGATGATCGCCGTCATCATCGGCGTCTTCGGCTGGGCGGGCGGTGCGAGGACGCTGCGCGCACAGGCCATGAGCGTGAGCAGCCGCGACTTCGTCCAGGCGATGCGGATGATGGGGGAATCCCACACCCGCCTCATCTTCACCGAGGTGCTTCCGCACCTGTACGGCTGGATCGCGTCGATGTTCCTCGGCGGACTCATCGGCGGAGTCATGGCCGAGGCCGGCCTCGCCTTCCTGGGAGTGTCCGACTCCTCCGCGGTCAGCTGGGGGACCATGATCCAGGCCGCCCAGCAGCAGAGCGCCGTGCTCCGAGGACTCTGGTGGTGGCTCGTGCCGCCGGGGCTGTGCATCGCGCTGGTCGGCACGGCAGCCGCCCTCATCAACTTCGGCGTGGACGAGCTCGCCAACCCCAAGCTGCGTTCGGCATCGCGCCTCGTCGCAAAACGCACCGCGCGCGTGCGTCGTGCCGCGGTCGCCGTGGAAGGAGCCTGA
- a CDS encoding MDR family MFS transporter, translating to MTTTISRPTDASSKTSRRHVLEALSGLLLGMFVSMLASTVVSTSLPVIIHDLSGDQSSFTWVVTATLLTTAITTPIWGKLADLTNRKVLYQLAIAIFVLATAAAGFSQSPEMLIAFRAVQGIGAGGLAALSQVIMSDIISPRERGRYMGLFGAVMAVATVGGPLLGGVITDAWGWRWNFFVALPFAVAALLIVQRTLHLPQRTPRKVSIDYTGIVLLATAVSLLLIWVTLAGKSFDWWSLNTLFMIGGAVLATILFIVVELRVREPLIPLTLFRNRTFTLAVIASIATGIAMFGASVYLSQYMQSARGATPTEAGVMTIPMIAGLLVASMGVGALITRFGHWKPYLIAGGVLLTAGSALLSTIHYDTPFVLVSVYMFLLGAGVGMTMQNLVLVVQNTSHPTEIGAASSGVTFFRSLGGTIGVSVMGAALAARVTDLLTDRADEVRTALAGLGEAGAQWATQLSSGTLPQVSAMPEPLRVIFEDVYANGISHAFLIAVPVAVLSVLAIVFLPNTPLTRMTTTERAHASEADLATVSVPEAMATLTATGAIATPSSTPDTGDERK from the coding sequence GTGACCACCACCATCTCCCGACCGACGGACGCGTCGAGCAAGACCTCGCGCCGTCACGTCCTCGAAGCCCTGTCCGGCCTGCTGCTGGGCATGTTCGTGTCGATGCTCGCCTCGACCGTCGTCTCGACCTCGCTCCCCGTGATCATCCACGACCTCTCCGGGGACCAGAGTTCCTTCACGTGGGTCGTCACCGCGACCCTCCTGACCACCGCGATCACGACCCCCATCTGGGGCAAGCTCGCGGACCTCACGAACCGGAAGGTGCTCTACCAGCTGGCCATCGCGATCTTCGTCCTCGCCACGGCGGCCGCCGGGTTCTCGCAGAGCCCCGAGATGCTCATCGCGTTCCGCGCGGTCCAGGGCATCGGCGCCGGCGGCCTGGCCGCACTCAGCCAGGTCATCATGTCGGACATCATCAGCCCGCGTGAGCGCGGGCGCTACATGGGCCTGTTCGGCGCCGTGATGGCGGTCGCGACCGTCGGCGGCCCGCTGCTCGGCGGCGTCATCACGGACGCCTGGGGCTGGCGCTGGAACTTCTTCGTCGCGCTGCCCTTCGCCGTCGCCGCCCTGCTCATCGTCCAGCGCACCCTCCACCTCCCCCAGCGCACGCCGCGCAAGGTGTCGATCGACTACACGGGCATCGTGCTGCTGGCCACCGCCGTCTCCCTCCTGCTCATCTGGGTCACCCTGGCCGGCAAGTCCTTCGACTGGTGGAGCCTGAACACGCTGTTCATGATCGGCGGCGCGGTCCTCGCGACGATCCTGTTCATCGTCGTCGAGCTGCGGGTGCGCGAACCCCTCATCCCTCTGACGCTCTTCCGCAACCGCACCTTCACGCTGGCCGTGATCGCCTCGATCGCCACCGGCATCGCGATGTTCGGCGCGTCCGTGTACCTGAGCCAGTACATGCAGTCGGCTCGCGGGGCCACGCCGACCGAGGCCGGCGTGATGACCATCCCGATGATCGCGGGACTGCTCGTCGCATCCATGGGCGTCGGAGCGCTCATCACCCGGTTCGGTCACTGGAAGCCTTACCTCATCGCGGGCGGCGTGCTGCTGACGGCGGGCTCCGCACTGCTGTCGACGATCCACTACGACACCCCCTTCGTCCTCGTGTCGGTGTACATGTTCCTGTTGGGCGCGGGTGTCGGCATGACCATGCAGAATCTCGTGCTCGTCGTGCAGAACACCTCGCACCCGACCGAGATCGGCGCCGCGAGCTCGGGCGTCACGTTCTTCCGCAGTCTCGGCGGCACGATCGGCGTCTCCGTGATGGGCGCGGCTCTGGCGGCCCGGGTGACCGACCTGCTCACCGACCGGGCGGACGAGGTCCGCACCGCGCTGGCCGGGCTGGGCGAAGCGGGCGCGCAGTGGGCCACTCAGCTGAGCTCGGGCACTCTGCCGCAGGTCTCGGCGATGCCTGAGCCGCTGCGGGTCATCTTCGAGGATGTGTACGCGAACGGCATCTCCCACGCGTTCCTCATCGCGGTGCCCGTGGCCGTGCTGAGCGTGCTGGCGATCGTGTTCCTCCCGAACACCCCGCTGACGCGGATGACCACGACGGAGCGTGCACATGCCTCCGAGGCGGATCTGGCGACGGTGTCGGTGCCGGAGGCTATGGCCACGTTGACCGCGACCGGAGCCATCGCGACCCCGTCGAGCACGCCGGACACGGGCGACGAGCGCAAGTAG
- a CDS encoding glycoside hydrolase family 5 protein yields the protein MHRSSSHARRRWPLAVASALAAVALSVPLAAHAAAGPDSAAVSPAAAALPALQVDGNRIVDANGQDVALRGVSVLAPEQNDLCEYCNARPTSELIDVAVDWNSRVIRLPVTEIGATTDLAAYDAEYIAPYVAQAVERGVYIIIDLHLVRNYGDAAGAVPRSTVERFWDYIAPVYGSNPNVVFEVFNEPISPASWSTWKDYIQPVVDGIRTAAPDTLLLMGSPQWSTMLNGALTDPIVDDNTAYVYHLYPNQGAPTTALLDQKFGTAAQTLPVVVSEFGWNPPGEFSDSITAGTTTNWGVPFRTYMDARPWIGWQAWILDNFWKPQMFDYDWNVLAGEHQGQFVKDWLAGAPNTSPCADHDAIGASVQVSSQNSASTPGAKVVDGDCSDAGRWLSAVGDATPTATLTFAQPLDVASVGVYSGYGTSTGTVLVDFSVQAHTAAGWQTVQAVTGNTQGAREIAVGVAGVDQLRLVVTNPSASTTEAKIARVHEIAVHIG from the coding sequence ATGCACCGATCCTCCTCACACGCACGCCGGCGCTGGCCGCTGGCGGTCGCCTCCGCGCTCGCCGCCGTCGCGCTGTCCGTGCCTCTCGCGGCGCACGCCGCGGCGGGGCCGGACAGCGCAGCAGTGAGTCCTGCGGCCGCCGCCCTGCCGGCCCTGCAGGTCGACGGCAATCGCATCGTGGATGCGAACGGCCAGGACGTCGCCCTGCGCGGGGTCTCCGTGCTCGCCCCCGAGCAGAACGATCTGTGCGAGTACTGCAATGCGCGGCCCACATCCGAGTTGATCGACGTGGCCGTGGATTGGAACTCACGCGTGATCCGCCTGCCGGTCACCGAGATCGGCGCGACGACGGATCTCGCCGCCTACGACGCCGAGTACATCGCCCCGTACGTGGCTCAGGCGGTCGAGCGCGGCGTCTACATCATCATCGATCTGCATCTCGTGCGGAACTACGGGGATGCGGCCGGCGCCGTGCCGCGCTCCACGGTCGAACGGTTCTGGGACTACATCGCGCCCGTCTACGGCTCGAACCCGAATGTCGTGTTCGAGGTGTTCAACGAGCCGATCTCGCCGGCGAGCTGGAGCACCTGGAAGGACTACATCCAGCCGGTCGTCGACGGGATCCGCACTGCGGCGCCGGACACCCTCCTGCTGATGGGCTCCCCGCAGTGGAGCACGATGCTCAATGGTGCGTTGACCGATCCCATCGTCGACGACAACACCGCCTACGTGTACCACCTGTACCCGAATCAGGGTGCGCCGACGACCGCGCTCCTGGACCAGAAGTTCGGTACTGCAGCCCAGACGCTGCCGGTCGTGGTCAGCGAGTTCGGCTGGAACCCGCCGGGGGAGTTCTCGGACTCGATCACCGCGGGAACGACCACGAACTGGGGTGTGCCGTTCCGCACGTACATGGACGCGCGGCCCTGGATCGGGTGGCAGGCGTGGATCCTCGACAACTTCTGGAAGCCGCAGATGTTCGACTACGACTGGAACGTCCTCGCCGGCGAGCACCAGGGGCAGTTCGTGAAGGACTGGCTCGCGGGCGCGCCGAACACCTCGCCGTGCGCGGACCACGATGCGATCGGCGCGAGCGTGCAGGTGTCTTCGCAGAACAGTGCGTCCACACCCGGCGCGAAGGTGGTCGACGGCGACTGCTCGGATGCGGGCCGCTGGCTCTCCGCCGTCGGGGACGCGACGCCGACGGCGACGCTCACCTTCGCCCAGCCGCTCGATGTGGCCTCGGTGGGGGTGTACAGCGGCTACGGCACCAGCACGGGCACGGTCCTGGTGGACTTCTCGGTCCAGGCCCACACGGCTGCCGGGTGGCAGACGGTCCAGGCCGTCACCGGCAATACGCAAGGGGCGCGTGAGATCGCCGTCGGCGTCGCCGGCGTCGACCAGCTGAGACTCGTCGTGACGAACCCCTCCGCGTCCACGACCGAGGCGAAGATCGCGCGCGTCCACGAGATCGCCGTGCACATCGGTTGA
- a CDS encoding LacI family DNA-binding transcriptional regulator: MTDQSSLPPRGRVARQADVARLAGVSQSAVSRVISGDASSSRIPEETRRRVQDAIAQLGYVPNPVARNLRGKRTQLLGVHTFEPLFPHARESFYFEFLLGIEERAEESGHDLVLFSSTGDGSGTRRIYRAETNRLTIADGSILLGMSPDRAELARLWQDGYPFVHIGRRDVPGAPFPCIVPDYWSAAAEIVERLHANGHRSIAYVRDSIDGEPYDDRRAGYREAVEHLKLRDDSPGYTDEVSGLPDVVVDALATGRATAAVVESERIADTLRARLAQRNVSIPVDVSVAVLEDTAATGAGWSDLRIPRKEIGRIAVDRLIAMVEDPTAPRESVLVRCELVAGATVAEARTERRA; this comes from the coding sequence ATGACCGATCAATCCTCGCTCCCCCCTCGCGGGCGCGTCGCGCGTCAGGCCGATGTCGCGCGCCTCGCAGGGGTCTCGCAGTCCGCCGTCTCCCGGGTGATCAGCGGCGACGCGTCGTCGTCCCGGATTCCCGAGGAGACGCGGCGTCGCGTGCAGGACGCGATCGCGCAGCTGGGATACGTGCCCAATCCGGTGGCGCGCAACCTCCGCGGCAAGCGCACGCAGCTGCTCGGGGTGCACACCTTCGAGCCGTTGTTCCCCCACGCGCGCGAGTCGTTCTACTTCGAGTTCCTCCTCGGAATCGAGGAGCGTGCGGAGGAGAGCGGGCACGATCTCGTGCTGTTCAGCTCCACCGGCGACGGCTCCGGCACCCGTCGTATCTACCGCGCCGAGACCAACCGACTGACCATCGCAGACGGCAGCATCCTGCTCGGCATGAGTCCCGATCGTGCCGAGCTCGCGCGGCTCTGGCAGGACGGGTATCCCTTCGTCCACATCGGACGCCGCGACGTGCCGGGCGCTCCGTTCCCCTGCATCGTGCCCGACTACTGGAGCGCCGCCGCGGAGATCGTCGAGCGCCTCCACGCGAACGGCCACCGCAGCATCGCCTACGTGAGGGACTCCATCGACGGCGAGCCCTACGACGACCGACGTGCCGGGTACCGGGAGGCCGTCGAGCACCTGAAGCTCCGCGACGACTCTCCGGGGTACACCGACGAGGTCTCCGGACTCCCGGACGTCGTCGTCGACGCGCTCGCGACCGGCCGGGCGACCGCGGCCGTCGTCGAGTCCGAGCGGATCGCCGACACGCTGCGCGCCCGTCTCGCACAGCGGAACGTATCCATCCCGGTCGACGTGTCGGTCGCTGTGCTGGAGGACACCGCTGCGACCGGTGCGGGCTGGAGCGATCTGCGCATCCCGCGGAAGGAGATCGGCCGCATCGCCGTGGACCGGCTCATCGCCATGGTCGAGGATCCGACCGCCCCCAGGGAGAGCGTCCTGGTGCGGTGCGAACTCGTCGCGGGCGCCACGGTCGCCGAGGCGCGGACGGAGCGTCGCGCATGA
- a CDS encoding FAD-dependent oxidoreductase → MSRGDAELLIIGGGCGGVAAALTALRLGLRVLLTEETDWLGGQLTAQAVPPDENAWIEGPHASPGYTDFRQRVRAYYRRNYPLTPKAAADPLLDPGLGIVSRLCHEPRVAAAVIEEMVAPWLASGRLRVLFEHRPVAAETAGDRIRSVTVRAADGTEKELRAPIVVDATELGELLELAGVEHVIGAEGRDDTGELHAPETADPMDQQAISWCFALEHRPGEDHTGDKPARYDHWRTHVDPFWPGPQLSWVDVEPIGLRVRTRPIFQLRPTPDVPFDLWRFRRVVAAENFRDGTIDSDVSLVNWPQIDYWEAPLLGVGEKQRERALASSRELSASFLYWMQTEAPREDGGHGYPGLRLRGDVTGTADGYAKAPYIREARRALTEFRIVEQHVGVEARGAGAGSELFADSVGLGHYRIDLHPSTAGRTYVDIESYPFQIPLGALLPVRVDNLLPAGKNIGTTHITNGCYRLHPVEWAIGEAVGALAAFSLQEARPPRAVRADRRLLEDYQRLLGDTLGISLRWPEEVRTHHWKPRPASQDAVVPTG, encoded by the coding sequence ATGAGCAGGGGGGATGCGGAGCTGCTCATCATCGGCGGCGGATGCGGCGGCGTCGCCGCGGCGCTGACGGCGCTGCGGCTCGGGCTGCGCGTGCTGCTCACCGAGGAGACGGACTGGCTCGGCGGGCAGCTCACGGCTCAAGCCGTGCCGCCCGACGAGAACGCGTGGATCGAGGGGCCCCACGCCTCGCCCGGGTACACCGACTTCCGGCAGCGGGTGCGTGCGTACTACCGCCGCAACTACCCGCTGACGCCGAAGGCCGCGGCGGACCCGCTGCTGGACCCGGGACTGGGGATCGTCAGTCGGCTCTGCCACGAGCCGCGGGTCGCCGCGGCGGTGATCGAGGAGATGGTCGCGCCGTGGCTGGCCTCGGGGCGGCTGCGGGTGCTGTTCGAGCATCGACCCGTTGCGGCCGAGACGGCGGGCGACCGCATCCGCTCGGTCACGGTGCGCGCGGCCGACGGCACCGAGAAGGAGCTGCGGGCGCCGATCGTCGTCGACGCCACGGAGCTGGGCGAGCTCCTCGAGCTCGCCGGCGTCGAGCACGTCATCGGAGCGGAAGGACGTGACGACACGGGCGAGCTGCACGCGCCCGAGACCGCTGACCCGATGGACCAGCAGGCGATCTCGTGGTGCTTCGCCCTCGAGCACCGTCCGGGGGAGGACCACACGGGGGACAAGCCCGCTCGCTACGACCACTGGCGCACGCACGTGGATCCGTTCTGGCCGGGACCGCAGCTGTCGTGGGTGGACGTCGAGCCGATCGGGTTGCGCGTGCGCACGCGCCCGATCTTCCAGCTGCGTCCGACCCCCGACGTGCCCTTCGATCTCTGGCGCTTCCGTCGGGTTGTGGCGGCGGAGAACTTCCGCGACGGCACGATCGATTCCGACGTCTCTCTCGTGAACTGGCCGCAGATCGACTACTGGGAGGCCCCGCTGCTGGGTGTCGGCGAGAAGCAGCGTGAGCGGGCGCTGGCCTCCAGCCGAGAGTTGTCCGCGTCGTTCCTGTACTGGATGCAGACCGAGGCGCCGCGCGAGGACGGCGGTCACGGCTACCCCGGGCTGCGACTGCGCGGTGACGTGACGGGAACCGCCGACGGCTATGCGAAAGCGCCGTACATCCGTGAGGCGCGACGGGCGCTCACCGAGTTCCGCATCGTGGAACAGCACGTGGGTGTCGAGGCGCGCGGCGCGGGTGCCGGCAGCGAGCTGTTCGCCGACAGTGTCGGCCTCGGCCACTACCGGATCGATCTGCATCCGAGCACCGCGGGACGCACCTACGTCGACATCGAGTCGTACCCGTTCCAGATCCCGCTGGGCGCGCTGCTTCCGGTGCGGGTCGACAACCTGCTGCCGGCGGGCAAGAACATCGGCACGACGCACATCACAAACGGGTGCTACCGGCTGCACCCCGTGGAGTGGGCGATCGGCGAGGCCGTCGGCGCGCTCGCCGCGTTCAGTCTGCAAGAGGCCCGGCCGCCGCGGGCGGTCCGCGCCGACCGGCGGCTTCTCGAGGACTACCAGCGTCTGCTCGGCGACACGCTCGGCATCAGTCTGCGCTGGCCCGAAGAGGTACGCACCCATCACTGGAAGCCCCGGCCCGCGTCGCAGGATGCGGTCGTACCGACCGGTTGA
- a CDS encoding ABC transporter permease produces MSLAPGAVTSATVSVAQVTAKRRPRRGRGIFLLRRFGFYLAAAWAAITLNFVIPRLMPGDPSAAIIDQLERVSGQALPPATLQSIQGLFGNPQENLFEQYGAYLVQLSRFDLGVSIVNFPVPVADLVATGLPWTLLLVGTTTIAAFLLGTALGVAAGWRAGSRFDSIVTPLTTFLSSVPYFWIALLAVWYFGFILGWFPLAGGYDPNLPVGFNLPFIVSALQYGALPAATIVFSAFGGWMLGMRNMTVTTVGEDYVLLAQAKGLSSSRVRWRYAARNAMLPQFTGFAMALGGVVGGALLTEIVFSYPGIGYLLFSALQKRDYPVMQGVFLLVTLTVLLANLIADSVYAWLDPRVREEK; encoded by the coding sequence ATGAGCCTGGCACCAGGGGCCGTCACCTCTGCCACGGTCAGCGTGGCGCAGGTGACGGCCAAGAGAAGGCCGCGACGCGGCCGCGGCATCTTCCTGCTGCGCCGGTTCGGGTTCTACCTCGCCGCGGCGTGGGCGGCGATCACCCTCAACTTCGTCATCCCCCGACTCATGCCCGGCGATCCGTCGGCGGCGATCATCGATCAGCTGGAGCGTGTGAGCGGGCAGGCCCTGCCGCCGGCCACGCTGCAATCGATCCAGGGGCTGTTCGGCAACCCGCAGGAGAACCTCTTCGAGCAGTACGGGGCATACCTCGTGCAGCTGTCGCGATTCGACCTCGGCGTCTCGATCGTCAACTTCCCCGTTCCGGTGGCGGATCTCGTGGCCACGGGGTTGCCGTGGACCCTGCTGCTGGTGGGAACGACGACGATCGCCGCGTTCCTGCTGGGCACGGCCCTCGGCGTCGCGGCTGGATGGCGGGCGGGGTCGCGGTTCGATTCGATCGTCACGCCGCTCACCACCTTCTTGTCGTCGGTGCCGTACTTCTGGATCGCCCTGCTCGCGGTCTGGTACTTCGGGTTCATCCTCGGTTGGTTCCCCCTCGCGGGCGGCTACGATCCGAACCTTCCGGTCGGATTCAACCTGCCCTTCATCGTGAGCGCGCTGCAGTACGGCGCGCTGCCCGCGGCGACGATCGTGTTCTCCGCCTTCGGCGGCTGGATGCTGGGCATGCGCAACATGACGGTCACCACTGTCGGCGAGGACTATGTCCTCCTCGCGCAGGCGAAGGGCCTGTCGTCGTCCCGCGTGCGCTGGCGCTACGCGGCCCGCAACGCCATGCTGCCCCAGTTCACCGGCTTCGCGATGGCGCTGGGCGGTGTGGTCGGCGGGGCGCTGCTCACCGAGATCGTGTTCAGCTACCCCGGCATCGGCTACCTGCTCTTCTCCGCGCTGCAGAAGCGCGACTATCCCGTGATGCAGGGCGTCTTCCTCCTCGTGACCCTCACGGTCCTGCTGGCGAATCTCATCGCGGACTCCGTCTACGCGTGGCTCGACCCGCGCGTGCGAGAGGAGAAGTGA